In the Candidatus Dependentiae bacterium genome, TCCCCGGAAGCTTCCAGTATGCTCCCAAAATATCAATTTCAATTTTTTTACCGAGAGAGTTCATCGCAAAAATCAACCGCATCGTTGGATCATAAGGTTTTCCAGCAATCGTGAGAATCTTGGATGGAGCATATTCTTCGACAAGAAAATGCGATGCACCATCAGTAAGCCAAAAATCAAACATACGCGAGCTGACATTTCTCATTTTTCTTAAATTTGACCTGTCTCCCAATAGAACTTGCAACATTTCATCAAGCTCATTCTTTTTCACAAAGATTACACCTTTACCGCAACTTCCATGAGTTGGCTTGATGACATACGTATTGCCTTTTAATTCATTAATGATTGATTTCGCCAGTCCAGGAGTATACTTTTTTTTACATACCTTACAGCCCGGTCTAAATTTTTTTAAGTCATTATCTTGCTTGAATAAAATATCAGTCCGGTATTTATTAATAACGTGATGGCGGACTTTTTTATTAATAAAAACAAGCGATGGAAATTTACGCTTAAGCAATTTCATGCTTGGTTGAGAATATGCTGTTTTGATAAATACAATACCTGCAGGATTACTCGAATCATATTTTTTTTGATCCCTATCTCTATCAATTGCTAAGGATAAAGCATTCATAGTCGATACACGCTTACCGCCCATTTTTTTAAATGATGGCAATCCTATAAATTTCTTATCTCCACCAATAAGCCAAAGTGGAGCTTTAAATGCTGCCAAATATTTCCAGAAAGAGGCCCAAATAGCACCGTTGCCATACAAAGCATTGTACCCGGTAAACATGGACTCAGCACAATCACCAAACTCTAGAATTTTAAGATCTTTTCCATCATATTTCACATCGGCAATACAAAATGAAATATCATTGGGAAATTGCCCAGAAGCACCTACACAAGAGATGCTTACCATCAAGCAAAGCATGAATATTTTTATCATCACAAACTCACTCTCTTTGTGTTAAAATCAGCTTGTTTTTATTTTTTTATCTTTATTCTTGGTACTTGCAATCATTTTTGCGTAAACACGAGTCAATGATGTAGTCAAAATTTCTCGAATACGCCTCATGTCAACAGGGTCAACAGGGAGCGAAAATATTGCTCGATCGTATTGATGAGACTGATGCACTTCATTAAGTGAAGCATCATCTCCAATTCCATAAATCGGAAGCTTCCAGTAGGCACCCAAAACCGTTATCGTTATTTTTTTGTTCAAGCAGTGCATGGTAAAAATTGCACGCAACGTTGCATCATATTTTTTCCCTTCCAGCTCTACAAGCTTTGATGGAACATACTCTTCAATCATAAAGCGCGAGTTGCTATCTTGAGACCAATAAGCAACCGATTCATTAAGAGTCACTTTTGTTTGCCCCTGTTTTTTAACTTCAACCAAAATAGTTTGAAGCATAGAACTAAGCTCTTCTTTTTTTACAAAGATTATGCCCTTGCCGTACTGGGCATTAAGCGGCTTAATGACAAACATATCACACTGCATCGTGTTAATAATTTTCTGTGCAAGCCCAGCATCGTAACGCTTAAAACAGACCATGCTTTTAGGGCGATATTGTCGTAATTCATCATCTCTAAATAGACGATCAGTCTTAGACTTATTAAAAACAAATTTATCTGCAATCTCATTAATGAAAAGAGCTGATGGAAACTTCTTTCTCATAGCGCTATTCATAGGACCATATTCAGGTCTATGGCGACTAATGTTCATTAAAAAAGCGCCGTTATAATCTGGATATGTTCCATCTGCGGCTGGTGGACTCAAAGGCGAAATATACCCTTCAACCTCTTCAGGATTAAGAGCAAAGCGTCCTCCTAATCCCAGAAATGTTTCATACGCTATAAATTCAAGCCATTTTTTCCCCACAGGAGATTCAAATGATGGAGTCCTCATGTACCACATTGGACGATTAAATTGAGCTAAGTACTTCCAAAACTCACGCCACGCCGCACCAAAGCCAAACCAGCGATCGTATCCATCAAAGCCTGAACGCGGCCCACCACCAAATTCAAGAATTTTCAATGCATCATCATTGTATTTAATATCAGCAATACAAAATTCAATACTCAGTTCTTGTTTTTGAGATATAACCTCTGGCACAGCACCCATCAATGAACCCAAGGTCCCTGAGAAAATAATAACGAAACTTAATTTTAAAAGTTGCATAGTTTTTTTCCTCATCATCATTTTTTATTTTTTTATTTGAGTAATCATCTTTGCATAAACACGGGTGAGCGATGTTGTCAAAATAGCCCGAATTCGCTCCATATCCAAAGGATCAACGGGAAGTGAATAAACTTCTCGATCATCATGCTGGCTCGATTGATGAACATCGTTGAGTGAAAATTGATCATCAACCCCGTATACTGGAAGCTTCCAATAAGCACCCAGAACTGTTATCGTTATTTTTCGATTCAAGCAATGCATAGCAAATACTGCTCGAAGCGTTGCATCATATTTCTTTCCCTCCAACTCAACCAACTTTGATGGAATATATTCTTCGATCATGAAGCGAGAATTGTTATCTTCAGACCAGTATGCAATAGCTTCAGCAAGAGGAACTCTTAAGTGCTTTGTATCTTTCACCTGAACCAAAATAGTTTTAAGCATAGAATCAAGCTCTTCTTTTTTTACAAAAATTATCCCCTTCCCATATTGTGCATTAAGCGGCTTAATCACAAACATGTTGCACTGCATGGTATTGATAATTTTTTGCGCAAGCCCAGCATCATAACGCTTTAAGCAGACCATGCTTTGGGGGCGATATTGTCGCAACTCATCATCTCTGAATAATCGATCTGTTTTAGATTTGTTAAAAATAAAATTATTCGCAATTTCATTAATAAAAACGGCTGAAGGGTATTTCTGCTTTAAAACATCATAAATTGGACCAAACTCTTGCATTCTTTTGTTAATTAAAAAAATGCCATTATAATTCGAATATGTTCCATCAGGCCCAACAGAGCTGAGTTGAGAAACAAGATGTTGTACTTCGTCTGAATTGAGCGCAAAACGGCCGCCTAAGCTTGTAAAAGTCTTCGCTCCCATAAAGCTTATCCAAGGCTCTCCTATTGGAGTTTTTATGTACCACATTGGACGATTAAATTGGGCTAAATACTTCCAAAACTCAGTCCACATTGCACCAAAACCAAATGAGGCATCGTAACCCTCAAATCCTGAGCGTGGACCACCACCAAACTCAAGAATTTTCAATGCATTATCATTGTACTTAATATCAGCAATACAAAATTCAATCTTAAGCTCCTGATTTTGAAATGCAATATCAGGAGTCATACTTATTAACGAACCAATCATTCCCAAAAAAACAATTGATACATTACGCGTTAGCCCTTGCATAGATTACTCCTTTTTGTATGAGACAAAATCGTCAATACAACTTTTTTAATTCTGCATTTCTAAAATATTGGTATAAACCTTTTTAAGAAGTTGAGGCATAATTTTTCTAATATGAGCCATATCCGCTGGATCAACTTTTGCCGACCGTACACCGCTGCCAATATAGACATTAGAGATATGCTTATCGATAAGCGACCCTTCATCTTCAAGCGATTTTGCTGGAAACTTCCAAAACCCATCTAAAATAGTAACCGATGGCTTCCCATCACTATAATGCAAACAAAATGCAATACGTAATGTTGCATCAAACGATTTGCCCTCAGCCTGGATAATTTTAGAAGGAGCATATGCTTCCACGAGAAAAATATCATTCTTGTCATGAGCCCAATATTTGTAGGCTGGCTCAATAGATTCATCTTTGAGTTGTTCTGGTTTTTTCAAGATTAAACGAAGCGTTGCATCTAAGTCATCGCGCATAACGGCAATAACCCCCTGACTTAATGTTGAATTCTCCGGCTTAATCACAAACATGTCGGCTTTTAATTCTTCAATAATTGATTGAGCAAGCATTGGTGTATATTTTTTGGGACAAACTTTACATGCAGGACGAAATTGACGCATCCACGGTTCATTAAATAGCTTATTCGATAGCAGCTTATTGCTCATCTGTTTTCGCGTAAATTTTCCAACACACAACGACAAGGGAAATGTTTTAAGAATTGCTCGAGGAGAAACAACCGGCATTTTATGACGCCACATGCTAAAAATAATCGCCCTATATCGGCTAGCTTGCCACCGTTTTCTCAAAGCCCCTTTTTGCCCACGAGTTACATTTTTTTTAAGTTGAGCCAAATTTGAAACAAGATGCCCATTCAGAGACCTAAAAGTATCTATCCCTTTAACCGCTAAGCTATCATGATCAGAAGCCGGGTCAATAAGCCAAATAGGTGCATCAAAGCCTCTGAGATAAGTCCAAAATTTTTCCCACATTTCACCTGGACCACACAAAAGATCATAGCCAACAAATGCTGAAAATGCACCGTCTCCAAATTCACAAATTTTTACCTGCTTACCATCATATTTCATATCGGCAACACCAAAAGAAATATCATCCGGTAAGCCCTTACTCAAAGCTTGTTGAGTTGCAAAAAAAGTGACTACAATGCTCAGTAATAAAATCTTCATTCTACCCTTTGCGGTTATGTTACGGTCAGTGCATTCAAACGAGTTGTGCTTTGTCCATCTGGATTCGTAACCGTCAGATTTTTGCTTCCAGGTGGCGTTCCAACCGTTGAAATTTCAATCACAATTGTTGTTGGATTTATATATTCAATTTCAGTTACCGTAACTCCACCAGAAATTGAAACATCTAAGCGACAATTAAACTCATCACCTGGATCAAAAAAACCAGAATTGTCTTGGCTTAGACCATTAATCTGAATTGATACATTGTTTTGCCCTTGAGCAACTGAAGATGTATTAAGCGATGCAATGGTTGCAGGAGGTGGGGCTTTGATTTGTGCAACACGAACCGCCCATGAATTTCTGGTATCACAGTATTCTTGAATCGTCCAAAAAGTCATATCATCACATGGATCAACACTGGTGTATGAATAATCACCCCATCGTCGAGCGCCGCTATTACTTCCAGGATCTCCGGGAGGATTATAAGTACCAGCACTTAAGGTAAAAAAAGTGGGCGAACTCAACACCCCAGGCCCATCGGTAACAAAGCGACGAGCAACCGCTGCATTAATACGATTATTTGCCCCAGCAGAACTGCAACCTAATGCCATAGTTCCTTGACCTGAAACCATAAGTGATGGCATCCAATATGATGGCTGTAATGTGTTATTTTTTAGGGTTCGATGCGATAAAGTTCCCACTTGAACCAAATGAGGAGTACCCGTTAGATTATCTATTTCATACCAGCGGGAGCCATTGCGAGTCAATGAACCAACTGCAGCCCCCTTGTTGTTAACCGCAATATTATGAGTCGTCCACAATGAGCCATCTCGAATCTGTGCCATCATCAATCGATCATCAATTCCATCCAAACGCCCCGCAAAGCCGCGTCCATTTCCATAATGCTGCACGCGCAATGGATACTGAGTCGCAGGAACGGCAAATCGTATATTCCCCGAAAGCGTTGGAGACCCGGCGGGATTGGAAACTCGACGCATAACAAGACTACCGAATCGAAGATTATCAACCCCAATAAAAAAACCGTATGTTGGTGTTGAATCAAAATTATCGACCCCCTGGGGAACATACATCCCCTCACCCGCAGGAGTAATTAAATTATTGAATGCGGTAACAAAAGCCGATCCCAAACCCAAAATTGAGCTTTTGCGAATAACTAAAACCCTACTGCTATTGTAATCACTAAATGTTGCACCACCAACGTACAAAGCATTTTCATCGATCCCAAGTGTTGGGTAATCAAGAAAAATATCTCCACCCATTCCTACCGAAAAAAAAGTCCAGGTAGTTCCAAGGGAAAGCGTACCACTATCGCTTACTGCGATGAGCAGCTTATTGGCTCCAAAATCGGGAACCGTGATGGCTATCACAATCCAACGATCTGATAGACGATCATACCTGATACGAGGGTCACTGGTAAAAGCACTGCCGCGCACAGGATTAAAAAAAATGTCTAAGTCTGCATTGATGCCACCATCTGCAGATCCAGTTATTTTACTAAAGCTCTTGATTCTGCCGTTAATTGCCATGGTGAATTGCGTTGGTCCAATTGCACCCATGCTATCGGGAGGAAAAAATCCTACATTGGAAAATCGTATAGCTTTAAAATTAACGCCAACCACCGGAGCAATTGCTCGCGTCGAAGCATGGATTGAATCATCGACTTCCAAGCCCACGCCAATGCCTTGGCGTGCAGGTGCGAGAACTTCTTGATCACGGTTACGCACGTGATGTGTTGAACGAGATTTTATTGGATGTTTTTTGAAAAATTGTGCACGTTCTTGGTGCAATCGAGGTAATTGACTGCGAATCAAGTGCTCACGCATCATGATTGATTCAGCTGATTCTTGAATAGGGGGTTCACAGGCAAGCAATTCTCCTGAATATTCTTGAGCAATACTGACGCTGTGAATTAAAAGAAATAATATTGATAGCGCTGTTACTTTTCTGAAAACAACACACTCCACCCTTTTCTCCATCTCTCTCCTTGCCGTTTTTTACATAATTTTATTGGTCAATCATGTCAAGCCGTTCCTGATAACGCCCTCCCTGAAACGTTGCTCCAAGCCATGACTCGATGATAGAAAAAGTTTGATGAGAAGAGAGATAATCAGCAGGCAAAAGAAGGAGGTTTGAGCCATTTTTTTCTCGCGCACTTCGTGCAACCTCTTCATTCCAACACAATGCTGCATAAATACCTTTATGCCGATTTGCCGCAATCGAAGGACCAACTCCAGAGCCACATACAAAGATACCTATCTGCGCAACCCCCTGCAAAACATCTAGGCAAACTTTTTTTGTATAGATTGGAAAGTCTGAACGCTCACGATCATGCGCACCAACATCAAGCCACTGATATTGAGAAAAATGCTTTATGATGTCATTTTTCAAAACATATCCACGGTGATCAGACCCAATAGAAATCTTCATGGTGTTCCACTTCTTCTTCAGATTTTTTAAGATCAAGCGACCATTCCATGGTTGCAGTTTTTTTGGTAGAAGCAATGGTCATTTTAAATGATTTACCACGATCTAAATAAGCTTTACCATCAAGTGGTTTAGCAGGAAACTTAACAAGGTAAGCTTTTTTAAACATATTAAAACGATGCCCAAAGAAAATTTGATACTCGGGCTCAAGCTCAACTTCTTTGATACTTACCGGTTGAACCTTTTCGCCATCAGGCATCTGAAGATACAAACTCCATGCAGAATCTTTTTCGCTCATTGCAACATGAGTCTTATCACGAATATCAGCCAAAAGGGCAAAGGTTACCCAATGCTTATTTTCTTCCAGCTGGCGTCTTAAAAGAGCATCACGTGCTTCATTGTCTTTTCCATGGCGCCTACAAACCATATCAACATACGTTGACTTGAGCTTGTCGGAAAACCAAACAACATCAAAGAGTGCAAGCGTTTGAAATTGATCATACAGCGCGCATGAACGAAGATGAGCGCCTGCTATAGCAGAAGGCTCGTGTACTTCTACTCCTTGTGGAAATTCACTTTTAAAGATCTTGTGATATTTAACACATCCTGGAAAAAATACCAAAACTAATGAAAAAATTAAAACGTGAGCATAGTGATACATGTGTATATCTTTCAATATTATCTGAGCTCTTATTGAAAACTGCGTTAAGATATTGTATATCATCATTACGATTGTGTGTAGTAGCGCTTCAAAGAGTAACCGGATCAGCTGGAAAATGTATACAAATAATTTAAATCTTAAAACAATCTTGCACAAAAGCAACCGGTCATGAAAAGTAATCTTTTAAAGAACAATGTTTTAGTTGTTGGGCAAAGCTGTGTGCACCAAGAAGTCACTCAAGCCCTTGGGGACGATTACCAAATTATAGCACTCGATAAAGCGGCAAATTTGCTGGCGCTGATTATAGAGCTCCCCACTATTTCTTGCGTTATCATCGAATACACTGAGAAAATCTTGCTTGAAATTTGTACGCTCAAAGCACATTTCAAAACCTACTCGATTCCAATAATCGCAATTTTATCGACATTATGTCCTGAAACAATGCATCAAATTGTACAATCCGGAATCGACGATTTCATACAAAAACCCCTTGTCGCTCAAGCACTCCAGATGCGTATGAGCATCAATACCACTCGATCACTTCGCAACCAAAATACAAATCCCTTAACTAAACTTCCTGGAAACGAACTGGTCACCACCACAATTACCAATCGCCTCAGTCAGTCCTTTGCAATGGTTTATGCTGATCTTGATCACTTTAAGGCCTACAACGACGTATACGGCTTTGCACAAGGAGACCAACTCTTACTTGCACTTGCTCACATACTCGTGAACACAACGCAAACATTGGGCAACCCAACGGATTTTGTTGGCCATGTAGGAGGAGACGATTTTGCAATTATCTCAACGCCTGATAAAGCAGAATTGATTGCACAAAAGGTTTGCGTACAATTTGATCAGCTGGCACCCAGTTTTTACAACGAGCACGATCGAACACAAAAAAAAATTGTCACGTTCAATCGCCAAGGCGATGTTCAAGAGTTTCCACTTATCACGCTTTCATGCGTCCTTGTTTCCAATGCAACGCGCACACTGAGTTCAACTGCACACGTTGCGCAGATTATTGCTGAACTTAAGCGATATGCAAAGAACAAGCCCGACGGCGTTATACGTAGTAATTATGTAAAAGACCGTCGCACAAAATGACCCAACCTTATTCGATTCTGAAAGCTTGTGCTACACTGAGCTGGTGTAGCGTTAAGAACCGATCGTTTCGAGAGGAAATGCGATGAAAAATTTACCTATTGGTATTCAAACATTTGCCGAGTTAATACTCAAAAATTATGTTTATGTTGATAAAACAGAAGTAATTTATAACATTATAACTCAAGGTAAAGCTTATTTTCTCGCACGCCCTCGTCGATTCGGCAAATCACTGCTCATTTCAACTATACAATCTATCTTTGAAGGGAAACGCGAGCTCTTCGAAGGCCTTGCAATAAGCAAGCTCAATTACGACTGGGCTGTTCGACCGGTTCTTCACTTTAGTTTTTCCAGCATTCCGCATAAAACCATTGAAGAGTTTGAAGAATCGCTTACGTTTGTACTCAGGAAAAAATTTGCTGACCATCAGATTATTGCTCCAGAAACAAAAAACTCGGCCTTATTGCTCACAAGCTTGGTTGAGTCGCTCTCTTTAAAATACGGACCCGTTGTAATTTTAATTGATGAATACGATAAGCCAATCATTGATCATCTCAATGAACCAGCACTTGCAGAAGCAACTCGTATTGCACTGCGCAACTTCTACCAGGTATTTAAAGATCTTGATCAATACCTCTATTTTCTCTTTATTACCGGTGTAAGTAAATTTACTCAAACAAGCATCTTTTCAGGCCTTAACAATCTCAATGATTTATCAACACACGCAAAAGCAGCAACACTCTGTGGATATACAAAAGATGAACTCACGCGTTATTTTCAAGAACATATCGCTCACATGGCACATGTTCGCAATTCAACAATTGATCAAATTATTCAAGAATTTGAAATCTGGTACAACGGCTATTCTTTTAAATGGGGAATGACAAAAGTATTCAACCCTTTTTCGGTATTATGCGCACTTGACCAACAAACTTATGAAAATTTTTGGATAAAAACTGGCACAC is a window encoding:
- a CDS encoding RpiB/LacA/LacB family sugar-phosphate isomerase; translation: MKISIGSDHRGYVLKNDIIKHFSQYQWLDVGAHDRERSDFPIYTKKVCLDVLQGVAQIGIFVCGSGVGPSIAANRHKGIYAALCWNEEVARSAREKNGSNLLLLPADYLSSHQTFSIIESWLGATFQGGRYQERLDMIDQ
- a CDS encoding diguanylate cyclase; its protein translation is MKSNLLKNNVLVVGQSCVHQEVTQALGDDYQIIALDKAANLLALIIELPTISCVIIEYTEKILLEICTLKAHFKTYSIPIIAILSTLCPETMHQIVQSGIDDFIQKPLVAQALQMRMSINTTRSLRNQNTNPLTKLPGNELVTTTITNRLSQSFAMVYADLDHFKAYNDVYGFAQGDQLLLALAHILVNTTQTLGNPTDFVGHVGGDDFAIISTPDKAELIAQKVCVQFDQLAPSFYNEHDRTQKKIVTFNRQGDVQEFPLITLSCVLVSNATRTLSSTAHVAQIIAELKRYAKNKPDGVIRSNYVKDRRTK
- a CDS encoding ATP-binding protein — encoded protein: MKNLPIGIQTFAELILKNYVYVDKTEVIYNIITQGKAYFLARPRRFGKSLLISTIQSIFEGKRELFEGLAISKLNYDWAVRPVLHFSFSSIPHKTIEEFEESLTFVLRKKFADHQIIAPETKNSALLLTSLVESLSLKYGPVVILIDEYDKPIIDHLNEPALAEATRIALRNFYQVFKDLDQYLYFLFITGVSKFTQTSIFSGLNNLNDLSTHAKAATLCGYTKDELTRYFQEHIAHMAHVRNSTIDQIIQEFEIWYNGYSFKWGMTKVFNPFSVLCALDQQTYENFWIKTGTPNFLVTMFKNQNPVPQIDKNLRVKSDDLVIVHLNQLPFVPVLVQTGYLTLTGEDQDGYMLDFPNQEVSRSYSLWSLAGTFNKESTSIRTLGITLRAALKELSFDSFFQQLIPMFASIPIDIQVEDREKYYQSIIYLLCLLVGIDMDVELSTNIGIIDAVIKTDKQIIIFEFKLRGNAQEAMNQIKDKKYYQRFLNNGKNIVLVGVEFSMHERNITEWLVDSIS